Part of the Emys orbicularis isolate rEmyOrb1 chromosome 10, rEmyOrb1.hap1, whole genome shotgun sequence genome is shown below.
GGTGCATGGTGAGAATTTGCCTCACTAGTACACCCCATTCCCTTACTTGCCCTGTTTTGGCCCCACTGGGCGACTGGTTACCTCATGCCTTTGTGAGGGAGTGACGGGCACGGGCAAGAATGTTCTTTCATAGTGTCAGCACGGAGGAGCCAGCTGTGTGTCCAATTTTTGGACCACGTTCaatgttgatgtcagtggagagCAACGCAGAGGTTAAGGAGGTGAGAAGGGCTTGGGTTTTTCACTATGTTGACATACACCAGCCCTCATGCTCCAACACCCTGAGCCTACAAGATTGTGAGTACATGTCTCAGATGAGAGGTTTTTATCCTTAGCCTCCTCCATATTGAAAGGGGGTAAGGAAATGCCTTAACCCAGCTTTATTTTAAGCCAGGAGGTCCCAGGGGGAAAGAGGTGTTTCTCTTAAACTGGAGTGATACTCTGAGCGAGGTCCTGCCCTCGTGTGCTGCAGATCTATAGATACTCACAAATACAGCACATTCAGTTGTGGAGTAAGACTCTCCTTGGGGGTTATGTTCCAGCAACTGTGCACTGGGATTTTGtgcaggggagaaggggcagtcACAGTCTGGTCAAAACTGGACCCTGACTCACTACACTGAGCACAGTTTAGTTTTGTGCATAGTGATAAAAAGGTTTTGAAGGGGATATGGGCTGCCATGGAGCAGCACTGCAGTTCTGGAGAGGGGAAGGACCAGAATTAGCGCTGATGACATTTGAGTTTCCATCTGGCTCAGAGCTGCTCCTCCTCAAGAATCTCTGTCCACCCCTTTCACATGTGACAGAGGCTGAGAATGGCAACCAAAAACTTATGTTGCTAAAAAATTTCTGCTTCAAACCCATGGCCATTCCCACCTGACATGCTCATAACTGGCAGAATGGCCCTGCGTAGGCCATATGTACGAGAACCCAAGTCAGTGCACATGCGCACTCTCTCCTGTCCTGTGTTTATTGCTTTTTAGCAAGAGAAACAAAAGTGGGATCCATGTTCTGTGCAGAAAGAAGCAgtgtggcccccactggctgtggCTCTCAGCTACATCTCAGATGTTTCATTAGAAGACCACTTCTTAAGATCTACTCTTGGACACTTTTCCCAACAGCCTGCTCATCCCAATCCCTTGCCTTCCCTGCAGCTGCAGTAGCGCTTGGCAACTTGAAAAAGCAATATTAGGAGATAAGCTGAAAACAAACTCACTAGAACGATGGGTGGTGAGGCTGTTACATCTCCCTAGTTGTATCTGATCTGTTTATTTCCTGTCCTCTGGGGCAGGACATTACAATCCTTGGTACCAAATCTCCCTTCATCATCTGCAACCCCCCACAGCTCTACTATCTCCAGGTTCCTCTGCAGTTTGCTTCTATATGCTTGTATGTTTGCCCTTCCTCCAATTTTGGAGTCATCCACAAATGTGGTCCTGCTTGAATGTATTCCAAAGAAACAGGAGTCTCTAGGAACACTGAAAGAAACTCGGTCTGTGCTACAAGAGACATCACTGCCTGAAGACTGACAGATGGTTCAACATTGCACCTGCCTGAAGTGGCAAGTGCCACAgcctgagaaccactgaactcaATGATATCTAGTTCCCGTGGTCAAGTTGGAGCTGTTAAGAGGTACATTTAAGACACCTGTTGGGCAAAACCCAGTGGATTTGTCCTTAATTAGGGAGTGTGGGAATATCAGAAAGAAAGTTCTGTGACATCGCAAGGAAAGAAACCAACTTTCTGTATGGTTTAAATGCCTGCACAAACTGTAGGAACACTCCCTTGGGTGTGGGATAATGTGCAGTGTTTGTGTCATCTAGTTGTCTAAACACTATGGATAAAATTCTGCTCCTGTTAAATGACTGATTCTCTTTAAGTGAATGGacttgctccagatttacacctgtgAAACTGAGAGCAGACTTTTGGTCCCATGTGCCCACCTGAAGCAGAGCTTACTGTTATCCCATGCAGTGGTCACTTCCCCAGAGCAGCATAAGCCACTAAGTTGTCTGTCCAAAGGTGACCTCATTCAGGGCTGGCCTTCTAATTTGCAGGGTGGAAGAGGGGGTGTGGTGGTGGGAAATCATGCCATGTTTGCTTGCTTCCCTTCTGGTCCTGATGCTGGAAGGGGTCAGGGATCTGGCTTGTAATACTCCCGTGGCGCCGCTGGCAGAGAGGGAGAGCTAGGTCGAATGCATGATGAGCCCTCCAAAAAGAGCGGGGTCACAAGCGACCATTGCTTGGCTGGCCCATATCTCTCTGCAAAACAGCAGTGTGTGAGAAGCACCAGGTTCCCCTGCTTTCCAAAACAAgtgcctgcagcagctcccagtggtcgccCAGCAGCCTCTGCAGGATTCTCTGACACCTCTGTTTTCGTGTTAACCCTTTCAGTGCTCTCCAGCACATCGAATGTGCCCGGGAGGGCCTTGCAGCCAGACGCAAGCTCGGCCAGCAGAGACCTAGCTAGGCCCGGCAGAGGTGCCATATATTGCCCTGACGGGTACATCTTTGAGCTGCTGCAAGCCCCGGCAACAGGGAAAGGGTTGAGTGCGGGTGGGGCCTGGGCATTAGGACCCAGCGGGCCCCTCGGCGCAGGCGGGGGGCTGTCAATCAGGGAGCGTGGGGAAAGTGACAGCGGTGGGCAGTTCCAGCTGACACCTCGCGCCGGCGAGGGGGATATTTAATTTGGGCTCGCGCGGGGCGCTCGGCAGTGCGCGGCGGCCGTGCAGCAGCTGGGCAGCGCAGAGCGGAGCGGGCACGTGGGTCCCAGCGCTCCGCAGGGCACAGCAGCCGCAGCCAGGCGGGCAAAGGGAGCCGGGCTGCCAGTGCCGCAGGATAGGAGTCCGGGCAGGGCTCCTCCGCCAGGACCGCCcgcgcagcctgcagccccccccccccccaggcccctgcGCTGCCCGCGGCTTCCTCCCAGTGCACGGAGCGCGCGTTGAAGTGACCGAGGCACCCCGCAGACGGGCGGGGGAATGGGCAGCtcctctggagcctgggctcgCTGAGGGCTGGGGCTCGCCACGGGCTGTTCgcagagcagggggtgctctGGCCTCCACTGCACAGCCCCTCCCGATAGCTGCTGCTTCATGCGACCCGCGCTGCCCTCGCCGGGCAGGGAGCCCCCGAGGACGCCGCCGGGTCCCTAGTGCGCGGCGCGGAGCACCAGCCTGCTTCCTGCCCGGGCCTGGGCAGCGGGGGATTTACAGCCCGGAGCCGGGTGCGGACCTGTCGTGGGCTGGCGAGCGACTCGCTTGGAGGATGAGCCCGGGGAGAACCCTCGGGATCTAAGTCCAGCTTCCTGAGCCCCGGCGCCCCGATCCCGGAGCCGCCCGGCACAAGGCGAGCCCAGCCATGGGACCGAGCTCCGCGCCGCTCGCCCGGTGCTGCGTGTCCGCCTGAGGAAGCGCCCTGCTCCGATcgcggggcggggaagggaaaaGTGGGGAGCCCCCCTCAGAGCTGCAGCTGTTAGTGCGTGTGCAGGACTCTCCCCCTCGCTGCCGCCGGCCGGACCCTTTGCCCAGCTCCCCGTCTATAAAGAGGGGTTTATTCTTGGGCTCCAGTCTCACGCCAAACCCTGTCCCAGCGTCTAGACAAGCTGTCGTGGCTCTAAGTCCAGCTGTCACCATGGGGATGGAGCCGGGGCCGCTGTGAATCTTGTGGAGCCAGACAGagcggagggagggagcgagccgCGGAGGGGGAAAGACGCCGTGGCCCTTCGGAAGGCTGCTCGCAGGGGCGCAGGGCTGCTCGCCCGGCTGCGGCAGCGGGGAGCCGCCGATGCTGAGTCCCAGCAGCCCCGGGGGAGCTATTTAAAGCGACGGGCCTCGCTGGACTTTGTCTCGGCCTATTTATGACTCCCCTGGACTTGGCAAGGGGCAGCGCGGGGCAGTAGCGAGAGCTCGGAAACCATCCCGGGGCGAGTCCCGGCCGCCGCCCGGGGCCTGTCTGCGCCGGCGGGAGCATGAAGGGGCCGCAGACTCTCCTGCTCTGGGccggctggctgctgctgcagcacggCTCCGGCCAGCCCTACCTCCGCCTCCGGCCCTCCCCGAGCGATAACCTGCCCGTCAAGGACATCCTGGAACACCCGGACCCCGAGTACGACCCCAAGGAGCAGGACCTGGACGAGCGGACGCTGAGAAAGAAGCTGGGCAGCAGCTTCGACCCCGCGTTCATGTCGGTGGCCGCCCCGGCGCCGGGGAATCTTTCCAGCCCCGCGCCCCCGCCCAGGCTCAGGGGCTCGGCGCCGCTGCCCGGCGAGCTgaagaagctggagctgggcgAGAGCCCCTCGGGGCCCCGCATGAAGCTGGGCAAGAAGGCCCGGAGGAAGTTCCTGCAGTGGCTGTGGGCCTACACCCACTGCCCCGTGCGCTACACCTGGAAGGACCTGGGCGTCCGCTTCTGGCCGCGCTACATCAAGGAGGGCAGCTGCTTCGCCGAGAAGTCATGCTCCTTCCCCGAGGGCATGTACTGCAAGCCGGCCAAGTCGGTGCCCAAGACCTTTCTGCGCTGGTACTGCCAAGGCTGGTCCAGGCAGAAGTACTGCACCTGGATCCCGGTCCAGTACCCGCTGATCTCGGAGTGCAAGTGCTCCTGCTAAGCCGGGCTGGGGAGCCGCTTCCGCCGCGCTGGGCGTGCCCACTGCTTAGAGAGCCAGGCTCCTGAACAGACTCACCGGGATCCCAACTGTAGCGAGGGGGGCGGTCTCCATTGCCCTAGATCCCAACCCCGTTGCATGGGGAATCTCAGAGGATCGGTGCACCAGGAGGCATCATCCAGCTCAGTACCTAGCTGTCTCTCGCAGTGCAACTCGTccgccttccccccctccctccctcccaccgagaccctgagactgaaaggacacacacaaagaTGGACACACGCTCACAAGAGGATCTGTTTGTGCGTTTCTCTCCCCTTATTACATCCCTTGCACTGTTTatgacttattttattttaaatgggaaaagCAAAACTGAAAAGGAACTGCAGTGCAGGCCAGAGGCAAAGCTAAGCACTACAAtcagatgtttatttttatacatatatagcgttctaacaaaacaaaacagagagagagagagagagagagagagagagggagttaCCAGCCTTGTAAAtatagagattttaaaaagaaggggaaaattgcagctgtttattattattattattattattattattattattattattattattattattattattttaaagacatAGGACCACATTTTAAATCCATCCCACTAAAATCTGAGTACTTCCCTgcaaaagggaagggggaaatttcCAGTCAAGATGATTCAACAAAAAACGAACACCGAAGCCCTTGAAGATGTTAATTTCTATTTGTTGTATTTTTGTCTTCTACAAATGTTTCAACTAATCTGCAAAGctctctacattttaaaaaagtgtttactGATTAATtacaaaggagatttttttttaaagtacaaagtTATGAAAGAGTGGAGTCTGTTTTGTTGGGTTTGGAATACATATAGTAATGTAGAGATGTTAAAAGAAATTTTCTGTGtacagtttatttatttttaatgtttatgtATAAAAAAAGCTAGAGATTATGCCAGAAAATATTGGAAATGTTTACTTGaatattcctttaaaaacatATCAGTGTAAATATGAACTATGACTGATCAAAACATTTTTAGCAATAAACTCTATCTCTGAAGAAACAATTACTGATGCACTACAGAGTTCTGGGAAAGGAGATTATGGTGCTAGGTTTcttggagccagatcctgagctggtgtagcTCAGtattgctccactgaagtcaagagactTGCACCACTTTACACCGGTTGAGGATCAGGCTCTGGTTTTATTTAAATTCTGCACCTGGTGGGGAGATGGAGGACAGAAGAGAGGGATAAATGGCTCATAAGGGataaaataattgaaatgttttgggAAGGGAGCAATTGTCTAGTATCTGCATGAGTTTTTCTTCCTTCTTCACTGTGCCTTGTCAGGGTCTCTCTCTTACTCTGTGTCCCTAGGATTCCGAGTTTCAGATTTCTCAGATTCTCAGTGGTGGAGGAAGGGGTAGAGGTTATCGCCTGAGCCATTAAAATGCCTGGCAAAATTCAAAAGCCCATGTGTTAGAGCAAATGTTGTAGCTGTTGCTAGTCATtagcaggggagggaaggagtgggggttgCTCTGGGCCTTGGAGGAATAACCCGAGTGGGGTGGGAACTGGGAATTCTCTCCCCAGTGGAATGTGTCATTTGCCATTGAGTCAGGAGGAAGAGGAACATTCTTGGGGGATTGACCTggcagaggtgctgagtgccttcagctcccactgaagtcaccatttggcccaatcctgccagggGGTGAGCAGGATGCCCTACTCTCCCTCAGATGGTGCTCAGCTCCTTGTAGGATCATCAGCCTCCAGATGGCCGGTTGCGGGCGGAGGGGTGTTGGcatgatcctgtgaggtgctcaaGTGAGTGGAAGTtgagggagctcagcactttgcaaactTGGGCCCTGAGGGGCCtactcctgctcctattgaaatcaatgggagttctgcctttGGGATCAGGATCTGGTCCTAACAGGGCTGCCACAttggaagaggggggaaaaggaaaaggggaaagcTGGTGGCAGGATCTGGACTGCAACTGCATGCATGGAGTAGTCTGcagatggtggtggtgatggagtTCTTTGAAATACTTCTCATCCTGGGACATAGAGTACATtgcaaagaccaaaaaaaaaaaaaagctctttggAAAACTCTTGGTCAGTGAGGAGTAAAACTCACTCCCTAGTGCAGCCATGTCAGCGGTGTGCAGAGATGCTGACGGTGAACTCCAGCAAAGGCAGGGAAAGCTCTGATCACCATCCGTCTGAGCAAAGTGCATTGGGATGGTGGGCAAATGGCAGCCGGCCTGAGTCAgaggccattgaagtcagtggaaagactcccaggaACTtctgtggggtttggatcaggcccatcaaGCTTTATAGAAACCACCTCCAGCCAGTGCTTGGCTCCTCTGGTGGGGGTAGAGCGCCTGCCAAGCTTCTGTGGGGCCAACGCTACTCGTGGAGGGACTGGATTCAGATTTTAGTAAAACACAGGCTAAATTTGGAATAGGTGCAAATTACTGCAGAAGGGAGTGTGTTTCCAAGGGGATAATGATTTTAGCACTTGACATCTTCCAGGAGCCGTGTAAACAGTAACTCACTCATGGGAGGGGAAACCGGttggcctccctcccccccctccccagatacCCAGTCTCTTTCAAGGGAGCAGAAAAATAACACTTCTAGTGCAACTTGCAAAACATCCGGGGTGTTTGGGAAAGGAATGGATCAGCTCATCTTGCAAGAAGAACGACATCTGTGGTGTGGACACCGAACATCTGTAGGAGGCCTTTtgccgggtgtggggggggcgtgGGGGAGGGTATTCTGGGAAAATATTTTGGACATAATCCCAACAGTATCTGGTGTGTTGGGATTTGGTTACAAATGGCCCTTTAACATCTTAGTGCGTTTTGTTCTGCAGATTCCAGGGGTATGTGGAGACCCTGCTTTGTGCTAACCTGGGAAATAAACCATTCCCCGGACTCAGTGGCTGAATTTagttgtgggggaaggggaaagggggtgattttttgtgtgtgtcctaaTTGCAGAGGATAAAACAGCCTAAAAGCCTCCATGCTGTGCAACTGGAGGGGTCGCCTCAGTCCCGAGATCAGGAACATACTCCCGATACAAGGGAGTCAGGGCCAAATGTCTGCAGCTTCTGCTTCAGTCTTTAAGTTTAACCAGATGTGGGGGGAGAATAAGGGGACCTACCCCACCAGACAACATTTGACTCCCTCATTCATGTCCctctgagaggggctgcaggAAAAATGCATTCTCACTCCTGATCTCCCCTGCCAATCCCCATTGCTCAAATGCCCCTATTATTTTCTGATGAAGGTTTTGCCACTGTGTTACCAAGAGTGGTTTCAGCAGCTAAGTAAAGGCTGTGAATGTAGAAATGTGACATTCGTGGAACCGGGGATGGGGATGTGTGCAGAAGGCAGGATGATTAACCAATCTTCTTAtatcggggggtagccgtgttagtctgtatccacaaaaacaacaaggagtctggtggcaccttaaagactaacagatttatttgggcataagctttcgtgggtaaaaaaaccatttcttcacatgcatctgaagaagtgtttttttacccatgaaagcttatgcccaaataaatctgtcagtcttCTTATCTCTCCTTGGCATCAGAAGGAGTTTTGGGTGGCATGAGAGATGGACGGGAATAAGGCCTAGTTTTTAGTGTATCTGCTTGCAATTAGGGGACAGGCAGTGTGTAAAATCTTTCTCATGCCTCTATTGGTCCAATGTACAGGACACCAAACTTTGAGATCTGGCtcctttcccccagctctgccagtaacTTGATGAGTGATGTGggccagctctgtgcctcagtttccacatgtgtagtgctttgagatctaagcAAATGCCTGTTCATCCTTGCTGTCCCTTTTGCTTATAGACAGGTACATTTCAGCATGGGCATAGGAACACTTAGTCGTGTCTGGGAACACACACACTTGGGAACCACGGTCATACCTTGGCACTTGCATTTATGGCCCATGATTAGTCCACATTGCCCTCAGACCCCCTCCGTTTCCCCTCCATGCATTGCCTATAGGCCCTGTGCATTTGGTCTTCCGGACTCTGCTGCATCCCTTCAttttctccaccccccacccctatgCACTGTTCTAATATGCAGGCCTGTTTAGGGTGAAAGGAACTTGATGAATATGTAGTGTGATTTCAAAGTGTGttttctgcagcagcagcaacaacaacaaagagtTTGAGGGGGAGCCCTGGCCTTCTGGCTCACTCCGATGGTGAAGTCTCTGGGGTTTTGGAAGCCCCTTACTAACTCAGAGGCGCCACTTAGCCGACAGAACAGGATGAGGTGGTTAGCTAGAGGATCAGCAGCTTAACCCTTTCTTACATAGAGGGGGAAAGACTGCGAGTGACTGGGAGAGGCTGTTGTGGGCATGCCAAACACCCTTTTCCAATAGTATTCCCTGAAAATCACAGCTCAAAACAGTGCTAAACTTATGTATGTTTATAAAGATCTCTCTTGTACAGGAGCCTTATGTCAGGGTACTTCTGCCTGCCCTCACCAGGGGAGTGGTAAAGTTCTCTCTTCTAACCAGAGTCCCCAGATCAAGACATTCCCTGCCAGCTGACAGTCCCTCTTGTTAAAGCAGCCTCGGATCTGGATGGTTGCTGCTATTTCACCTTGGGATCTGGATACAGTTCTCCTGTGTTGAGAAACCTTTCTTTTAAACTCACATTTGACTTTCACACCAGTTCTGCAGTGCGTGGCTGTTAAACTGTTTTCTATCCAATGCCAAAGAGGTTATTTTCTCCCCTTTGCCTTTGTTTGCTCCACCATTAGCCCAAGACCTCGTGTCTTGGACTTTGCTAGCTCAGGTCAGTGTGACGCCAGAACATGGTACCCTGGCCCATCCTCTTCAGTTAATGCTGTTTCACCAGTAAACCACACTGGGTGGGTTTTAGGTTGACCCAGTTTTCCACGTTTCACTCATCCTCTGTGCCCAGTGAACCAGCCTCTCAGGTCCAGGGCCCAAGGTTTTTAGTGTCAGCACACGTCATGTGACTGAAGCCCAGTTATAATGtaaaacagtggtctccaaagtgggatgcgcagcaggaggagcgcCACCGGAGCAGAgccgctttttcttttttttcccttcggcAGTTCGGctgggagtccgagcggcttttttttttttcccctccctcagcaGTTCGGCCGGGAGTTcgaatggcttttttttttttttttttgcttcgatAGTTCGGCTGGGAGCacggggtgcgcgatcaaaaaagtttggagaccactgatgtaAAACAATAGCTCAGCTTTAAGACAGGTGAGTGAACTAGACTGAAGAAAATAATCTCCATGAATCTCTATCTGAAATGCAGACTGAACCTGAACATTTCTTTGGTTCAAAAAAGGACatatctctcctccctcccattgGCATTTATTATATTGCTGCTGCAACGGTGCTGAAGTATGAGGAGAAAAGCTTTTCCCGCGGTATTTCCAGCTGAACTGAAAGTACAAGAAATGTCACAAGGTCTGTTCTTCTGAGACTCCAATACCAAGAGTTCCAGGTGAGCAGGATACGAATCCTAATAGCACCCAAGTGTTCAGTAGTTTATAGCAGTGGTGCAAGAGATGCAACttgctggtctacactactgcggtaaatcgatctaaggcctggtctacacgtgggggggggggagaagagggagcgacctaagatacgcaacttcagctatgagaatagtgtagctgaagtcgacatatcttaggtcgacttacctcgcgtcctcatggcgcggggtcgactgccgctgctcccccgtcaactccacttctgcctctcgctgcggtggagtataggagtcgacggcagagtgatcggggatcaatttaccggcaggtagtgtagatgtaccctaagttatgctacttcaATTACacgaataacgtaactgaagtcaacATAGCTAGATCCGCTTAgcgtagtgtctacactgcactgtgttgatgggagatgctctcccgccgacTTCCCTTACGCTTCTTGAGGAGGTGGAATacacaaatcgatgggagagcactctcccatcgatttagcgcatcttcaccagacccgctaaattgacactgctgcattgattgcagcagtgccgATTTAGCCGATAGCGTAGACATGGTCTAAATGTGAAGCTCCATAACTATATAGCTATAGCAATACAAGTGCACTCCATTGAATGCCTGGGTTATCAATGGGGCTAGAACACACAGCCTTCAATGTCAGAGCCACAGGCCTCTACtacttgaactaaaggagtaaTTCAATTggctagtagtagtagtagtaggtaCATGCCAAACTTATCCAGTAtgttagatcagtggctctcaacctttccagactaccgtacccctttcaggagtctgatttgtcttatgtacccccaaatttcactgcacttaaaaattacttgcttacaaaagcagacataaaaatacacatctgtcacagcacactgttactgaaaaattacttaccttctcatttttaccatatacttataaaataaatcaattggaatataaatattgtacttacatttcagtgtatagtatatagagcagtataaacaagtcattgtttgtatgaaattttagtttgtactgacttcactagtgcattttatgtagcctgttgtgaaattaggcaaatatctagatgagttgacgtaccccctggaagacctctgcgtccTCCAGGAATATGCATACCCCTCGTTGAGAATCACTGTGTTAGATGGTACCTAAGTGCAAAGTCCACTTCTATGTGTAATGCCCACCTACCCTCAATCATTCCTCAGGGGGCTACATATGTTGTAATTCTGTGTAATTGCATATCTCTGTGTATAATTTGGCTGCCATCATATCAACTTGTGGCTCACGTGCTGCCCGTAACACTATACTCATCCCACTCGACTGCATACTCGCCAGTAGAGCAGGTCACAGACCTATTGCCAACATGTGGGCAAATAAAAGCAGCAGGTTCTCTCCCCTGTTATTTGGGGAGGGAGATATTATTTGTTATTCTAGTGTCTGAACAGCTGCCAGTTCATTTGTGGAAAAAATGTTCATGGAACCCCCCAAAATGTCATGAACTCAAATGATGATTAATCCAAAAATTCATACCAGAAGTTTCTTATTCCTCATTTGTCATTCTGTTCAAAAattctcagccagccagccagtcaaggagaagaaacaataccatgtgactttttAAGAGTCCAGTCACGCATTGTGAGTACATAGTGAATCATTCATGACCAGTTGAAATGAACAGTTTGCAAGCACCCCACTGGCTAAAAATTGTTTGTTCACACTGTTCAGTGAATACTTGTGAAGAATGAGGCCACTCACAAAATTCAGGATcagtttgcaaacagaaaaatggGTCTAAGTATTCTTGGCAAAGAAAGATTCCACCATGTTGACATATAGAATATTAAATGAATGGGCAATATCATTGATGAAGTGCAGTAGAGTAGTATGGTTTAACTGAAATAAAGGAGTAACTCTGGGACTCTGCAGTGTAGTATAATGCAGTATTATGACTCGGTTCTTATTTCTTACTTAAAATATTATACACATGGTGCAATGCTTGTTGGTACTGAAATTACTGAGCTGGACTTCAGTAGAGGTGAATGgtagttttttttaataaatgaaaacatttgaaatatatattttgtggATTTGGTCTCAAGAGACTCATTGCATTACTTTAGATATTTGCATATTCTGTTTTCATGTATGTTGCCACCACGTGTCCTGGGCTATGCAGAATGTGTGTATACTTAAAGgcctagtatcagggggtagccgtgttagtctgtatctacaaaaacaacaaggagtctggtggcaccttaaagactaacagatttatttgagcataagctt
Proteins encoded:
- the LOC135885120 gene encoding noggin-2-like, translating into MKGPQTLLLWAGWLLLQHGSGQPYLRLRPSPSDNLPVKDILEHPDPEYDPKEQDLDERTLRKKLGSSFDPAFMSVAAPAPGNLSSPAPPPRLRGSAPLPGELKKLELGESPSGPRMKLGKKARRKFLQWLWAYTHCPVRYTWKDLGVRFWPRYIKEGSCFAEKSCSFPEGMYCKPAKSVPKTFLRWYCQGWSRQKYCTWIPVQYPLISECKCSC